The Magallana gigas chromosome 6, xbMagGiga1.1, whole genome shotgun sequence genome includes the window ctttgtgccaaatttggttgaaattggataagcggttttagagaagaagttcaaaatgtaaaaagtttacagacggacagacagacggacagacagacggacagacagacggacgacggacaaaatgtgatcagaatagctcacttgagctttcagctcaggtgagctaaaaactggaAAGAGGACATGCATTTCTGTATTtgactttttgtattatttatccaatttattttttatgagaatacatatatctgtttctgtttgtttttgtttttatcatgaTTGTCAGGGGATGATTATTATGCGAATCaattaacagattttttttttactgatatttGGTAATAATATAGAAAATCTTCTAAGGATTTTCTAGATTCTTATACAAGAACATAATTATAAGAAACTCTTCAAGAAGCATtcctatttttatttaattcagcAATACATACAAGTAACTGAATTTTGTATCAAGAACATactattgcaaaataaaaagaagaaaaaacaacttGGAGATATGCAGATACATGAAGAAAATGATCTGAACAAAGAACAATGTTATATATGAGCTGAGACAAGTTATACACCGGTCGTAATTATGCCTTGTACCATAATACAGGGGAGATCACTCTGTGTGTTACAAGTAATCTACAGTATAGGGGGTAATATATAAATCTCACAGAAAGCCGACTACAAAGCTTAGAGTGAGCACGGAGAACTACCACCCATGCACACACATTCTCAAAGACGAGCTCAGAAAAACCTCCACATTCTCTATGTACTTGAGTCCCATTGCTAATGCATGACACCAATCACCTGATCATGAAAAAAAGGACTTTTCTGTCTGTGATTGTCAATTACTGAATATGTTTAAAGAGACCATGGCACAAAAGAAATCTGTTTGGCAGAATTTTAACATACAGTAATTGCAAATCACATCTTAAAAAAAGACTCCACAATTCACTTGggttttttgttataaattttgaagaaatctGAATTTGTAAAAAGTTACAAAGAACTTGCAATTAATATGAAGACCCACCAAAGTCCTACTAAGCATGCACTATATTGGCTATTACAACATATaagtttaatgatatttttttcaaatcaagcGCTCACTAAACTGGGTTTGAAACACAAAACCATAAAAAGTAACactatatattaaaaacaatattaaagtATAGTTAAAACGAGGGTTGATAAACTCTTGAccaattaaacatttaaaatatacagataaaatacacataaaacataAGGTATTAAGACATAAAAACAATGatgataaataaaacttttaaaatataaaaataagttatCATGGCTTAAAAAACTAGATTTTGACATTCTTTTCCTTATAAAATGAAGTGAATACAGTTcatataatgatgaaataaaagtcACAAAAACGAAGTATCTGCAGACTTTAATAAAAAGCCCCTGAACATAATCAAGTGTGCTAATGGACAGTCAAATCTCTCATCAATGAAAAGTGACACTGGATTATCAGTGTATGCAGACACTTAAAAATGAACAACTGACAGTGCAGAGAGCAAGAAGTAAAAGtgaacaaaacaacaaaacacaaATATAAATACCATGTAACAGTCACCACAACGGAACCACTAATATCACAAAACCAACATCAGTAATAGTACAGTTCATGACACATTTCTAAATTGCATTGATCACTGCACCATGGTCATTCATGCGTGAAATTCCTCTTCTTGGTCATTCAAGCATGAAATTCCTGTGCTTGGTCCTGTAGCAAGGATGGATTATGATAGGAGCTCTTTCATCTCAGTCATAGATTCAACAATGGCATCTGCCATTTTGGCAGAAGAAGTCGAATCATTGGTTCGGAAAGATGTGACATGGAATTTTACTGAAACAGCAATTTTTCAAAGATAAGTAATCTAATTATTACTTCCTATCCAAATAAAGGaataactgaattaaaaaatgattccaaTTAATATGCTTAAGCATTCAAGGTTTATATTTATAGTGATGCTCATGTGTACGAAATATATGTGTATCATCATGTTAAAGGCATTATACATgctcttagtcagggatatgaaacaaaGATGGAACAGccacagtatcatattatttaattcACTTCCGCAACTAAACAAAGAAGGCCAGAAACTTTgtcaagaaaaatgttttttattaaggaATAGATATGATTTAACGATTAAATTTCATAAGTACATTttagatacatacatgtaagtttgcacttttcatttaatcttacaataataaatttacatgtattcaaaatgTGTGAATACGTTCATGCTTGTGCTCATGCACTGTGACTAGGCTTATATATAAGTGTTTACAGAAAAAGAACATCGCAGATTTCTattgcaaacataaggggaaatatacactgaatgttaatatatgtaaataaatgtaagcagATAAGAGTTGCCAATTGAAAAGAACCttgataataaatatatgtatctaATATCCCTGCCATAGCAAATTATCTATACAATCTTTGAAATGCACAGGACTATGTTCTAAAGCTgcttaataaaataaaaggttttatGTGACATGAATAAATTCTGAGCGTAGTTAGGGTATTCACTTACTGTGATCCTCTCCATAGATCATATAGGAGACTCCATAGCCCTCGGGAAAAGCAGCCTGAAACCCACCCCCCATACAACAGTTCTCTAGTGTCCAGCCGTCATTGTACCGAGTTGGGGTCTGTGATGTGCTCAGGGTATCGTGCATCCAAAAGCTCtgcacaaagaaaacattttaagtttacaaaatgaatttataaaaaaaggatttgcaaaaatataaaatcttttttaaggaAGAAACTTTAATTTTATACAAGATCACTGTATTTCTAATATTCATGTAATAAGAATTTACATGTCTGCAAAGCAATAGATCTTTGAATCTCAATTAATGTTCATTGTTGCCAAAATATTCTAATTATTAGGACAGAACAAACAGTATTTGTGTTGTATTAGAAATAATCAATACCATCTCTGCTACCTTATCTTGAAACAGAGCTGGTGTCGGCCTGTTCATTTCCCGTGCGGCCACGAACATTCCAAACAGGTGTCTGTCCCAGCCCATGCCCAGGCTGGCATCGACCTTGACCTGGGTCTGATACTGGACTGCTCGCTTCAGCAGCATGATGCGTTGTTCTCGGGTAACGCGCTCGTGGAACATGCTCTTCACCCACTGAGCAGAGAACTCTGAGACTGGTCGAATGGTCTCAGTCCTCCCAGCACAGAACATCCTGCAAAGAGATTAAATAAACTTCATCAAGGGGAATGTATTTACTGGGATGGGGGGGACTCCTACATAATGTCCCAGTACATGTGTACCTACCTTGTAGATGCTGACTCATAGGTCTTGGCAATTTTGTTGTGAATTTTGTAGTATGCCAATTGCAGGGCCATCTATTTAATagaataaatgtaaaaacataaGTACCAAAATCAGTATATATGCATGTAGATGTACTTTGAATTAACTTGATCTTGTTGGAATGTATCTAGATGTTTATACCTACAAAAATTGTTTAGTACACaaaataattaacatatatacTTAGGTTTATAAACCTGTTtgcatagtacatgtaccggtacttatGTCTGTAGAAGATTTTACTTGTATATATGTACCTCTCTATCTACCTGTATGTCATTGTGCATCATTACCTGTATGTATGTACCTCTCTATCTACCTGTATGTCATTGTGCATCGTTACCTGTATGTATGTACCTCTCTATCTACCTGTATGTCATTGTACATCATTACCTGTATGTATGTACCTCTCTATCTACCTGTATGTCATTGTACATCATTACCTGTATGTATGTACCTCTCTATCTACCTGTATGTCATTGTACATCATTACCTGTATATATGTACCTCTCTATCTACCTGTATGTCATTGTACATCATTATCTGTATGTATGTACCTCTCTATCTACCTGTATGTCATTGTGCATCATTACCTGTATGTATGTACCTCTCTATCTACCTGTATGTCATTGTGCATCGTTACCTGTATGTATGTACCGCTCTATCTACCTGTATCTCTTTATCTACCTGTATGTCATTGTACATCATTACCTGTATGTATGTACCTCTCTATCTACCTGTATGTCATTGTACATCATTACCTGTATGTATGTACCTCTCTATCTACCTGTATGTCATTGTGCATCGTTACCTGTATGTATGTACCGCTCTATCTACCTGTATCTCTCTATCTACCTGTATGTCATTGTGCATCATTACCTGTATGTATGTACCTCTCTATCTACCTGTATGTCATTGTGCATCGTTACCTGTTTGTATGTACCTCTCTATCTACCTGTATGTCATTGTGCATCATTACCTGTATCTATGTACCTCTCTATCTACCTGTATGTCATTGTGCATCATTACCTGTATGTATGTACCTCTCTATCTACCTGTATGTCATTGTGCATCATTACCTGTATGTATGTACCTCTCTATCTACCTGTATGTCATTGTACATCATTACCTGTATGTATGTACCTCTCTATCTACCTGTATGTCATTGTACATCATTACCTGTATGTATGTATCTCTCTATCTACCTGTATGTCATTGTACATCATTACCTGTATGTATGTACCTCTCTATCTACCTGTATGTCATTGTGCATCATTACCTGTATGTATGTACCTCTCTATCTACCTGTATGTCATTGTACATCATTACCTGTATGTATGTACCTCTCTATCTACCTGTATGTCATTGTGCATCATTACCTGTATGTATGTACCTCTCTATCTACCTGTATGTCATTGTACATCATTACCTGTATGTATGTACCTCTCTATCTACCTGTATGTCATTGTGCATCGTTACCTGTATGTATGTACCTCTCTATCTACATTACCTGTATGTATGTACCTCTCTATCTACCTGTATGTCATTGTGCATCATTACCTGTATGTATGTACCTCTCTATCTACCTGTATGTCATTGTGCATCATTACCTGTATGTATGTACCTCTCTATCTACCTGTATGTCATTGTACATCATTACCTGTATGTATGTACCTCTCTATCTACCTGTATGTCATTGTACATCATTACCTGTATGTACCCATCAGgactcatccttttcttcttgATAAAACCTTTGCCATAATCAGGGGAGGTCACTATCAATTCAAAACTTCCTGCCTGAAACAGTAAATAAATCAAGTAAACAATGCATCCAAACAATCATACATACCATGACCTTTTAACCTGACTCCCATTAAAGTGGACATCTTACTTCCTGTGTGGTCAACAAACTCTGATCCTCACATGATAGTTTATAGGTTTACaggtttacatgtattttgcttaGATAACAGTCTGcattaaaactttaattaatttttgtgcatttatttttcaaatgcaaattaactgcaagaaaaataattcagaaTCCAAATGCATGTAATTATTCTTTTAATCAGTTTACctagatatataaataaagaaaattgaactATTTGTAAATTACCATTGATCATCTATACATGCATTAATATAATTTATGTGTCTGCAAAATCATTGTCACCTCATAAGTGTTAGCTTGAGTTGTCTACATCCAACAAAGTAACAGCCATTTAAACAAGAGCTTGAACTTTCGGTTGAATGTTACTTCCTAGTTTGCTCATCAAATACAAGCTGTCACATATTGACCTCCTGTCTTCTAATTCGCTAAGAGAAGctcattaatattaaaatactgTTAAAATCCTAAAGTATTTTCCAAAAGAACTGCTCTTTTGTGTGAAATTGAGGCCATTTCAACTAAAGTATACATCCCTGGATGAAGTCAGACAAGTGTCAATCAATGTATTCATATCTATTAGCCAATGATTGAACAGTTAACCATGAGTAGACGCCACCTTCATCAAATCGGAGTTGGTCATGTCCAAGTTCATGTTAAAATGACTCTAATGTAGAGGTGTGTACCAGTAATCAGTTCAAAATTCTTACCAGTCCTCTAAAATGGTCGAGAGCTTTGTCCAAGTCTTCTTCAAAGTCCTTAAGATCCCACTCCAATCTAAAACAAACACATACTGTAACGTCTATCCCTAAACAAATAtctatagtatatatatatatatatatatatatatatatatatatatatatatatatatatatatatatatatatatatttgaatctAATAAAAGAAATCTCTTTGCATGTTTCTGACTTTCTCCTTAAAACTTTCTGgttatttacataaacattaATATGGCAACCATGGATTATCCTACCTTTCTGGTTTTGAGAGTGTTCGCTTGGATTTCTCGGGGATAATGCCTCCATTTTCTGCATACTTCTCACTCTGCAGGAAGTACTCCCACAGTCGCCCTGGCAACTGCATGAACAAATCAGAGACCACCATTAACATCTCTACCAGTATATACCGTatatttttcccttttttgaaaagcattttattttttaaaataaccgtgatattaatgtaaattcattatatatttaaatttaatacttttttaaattttttactaaACACAACACTAATAATAAGATTAACTTTGTAGTTTATAACTGAACCTGTGCCCAAGGAACACTTAAGCTGAAGACAAAAAGATAGTACATTCGTAATCCAATGCATGCAAAGCAAGACTGACCAAGGCATAAAATAGAAACCaaaatacagaaataaaaaactgaatattaaatatatagaaaattaaatgaataaaaaaaaattaataaatagaaaattaaaatcttttcacTGGAAAGGAGAAACAAAACCCCAGTGTTctgttacaaaaatacaaaaacccTTGTGTTCTGTTACCAATGAAACACAAAAATCCTGTGTTATGTTACCAAGGATACACAAAACCCTTGTGTTCTGTAGCTAATGACACACAAAAATCCTGTGTTATATTACCAAGATACACAAAACCCTTGTGTTCTGTAGCTAATGACACACAAAAATCCTGTGTTATATTACCAAGATACACAAAACCCTTGTGTTCTGTTACCAATGATACACAAAAATCCTGTGTTCTGTTACCAAGGATACACAAACATCCTGTGTTCTATTACCAAGGATACACAAAAAACCTGAGTTCTGATACCAAGAATACAAAAAACCCTGTGTTCTGTTACCAAGGATACACAAAAACCCTGGCTTCCTTTAacaagaatacaaaaaaaacctttgTTCTGTAACCAAGGATACACAAAAACCCTGGCTTCTTTTACCAATAAACAGTGAAGCCCAAAGCAAGCTGATGGCCATTGCAATGTTTATACCAAGCATGCCAGCCTTGTCCTAAATCACTGACCAAAGAAATACCGATAGTTTTTTGGGGAACATGTTCATTGAATCTTTAACACTTATCTTGCTCATACATTCACACATTTTGGGAATTGAACAGGGCTTATAGAATATATGCACATAGAAGTAAAAATTAGGCAGCGAGGTTGATTTAGAAACAGTGTTTTTaggaaatttctttttcattttcaggTTACATATTGGTTTAATTTTCATGGTAAATCTGTAACATTGTAGAACATGCTGGCTAACAAATTCCTCCACATATCCCCCATGCCTTGGTCCCTCTACTCACTGTGGCATCAATAGACGAGTGCTCCCCACACACACCACAGTATCCATTCTCATACGTAATGAACTGAACAGACTTATCAAACCACCTAGAACAGACAGAAAGTGTTCATGCTTAACTGACACACATTCTCTGGTCATTGTGCTCCACAGACAACAGAGGACCTGAACATTGCCCTTACTATTCACAAGGTGATGGACTTAATTTAAATACAGTGTCAACAGAAAGGACTGTGGCAGAGGTATTGATGGAACTAAATAAAACATAAGTACTTGATACACAAGAACAAACTTTTGTGTGCATAATCTTAAAAGATATCCAaactattaataaaaaaataatcacgaAACTTATCATGGGAATTCTCAGACCACATATCTGGACAACACTGAAACACTGGAAGCCACCAGAAATATAAGAACTTTATAACAGTAACATTATATTAGTCACTCTCTTTAAGTTCACACACCGCTGAAATCTAAACAGAGATGCAGAAGTCAGTGAAGtgagtactgtggaatcatggACAGGTGGAGGGATCATTGTTTGTAGGTTGTCCAAATGAACAAGTTTGTTGGCAACTTGTAGTTGACATTGTGTATAGATCAAGCTTTACATTCAGCAATAACTtggtttaaatattattttgtacaaatgTATGAACTCTGTTTCCTCCTGGGATTCAATAATTCCACAGCATACATGGCTCTAACTTGCAGTCTGCCTCACAAGGATCTATAGGTCTGCTTATTTTGCTTACTTAATTAGTCTGCTAGTATTTTATGTATAAGGTGTTTAAAATGACTAcaaatgtacaataaaaaggTCAAAGTATTGGTTGAGtaaatgaagataaaaaattaaatactggTGAAGGTACActgcaatttacaaaatattcatGGATCCTCtttaaatatgaatgaaatcCCTTTAGAAAATGTAATCATTATCATGCAAATCACTGACATTTTCTACAATAGCAGGTCCTTGGATTTGTGCAACAGACTACAAGCAGACCAATAGCTCACTTCATTTGGGCATAAGCCCTCAACAAGAGTGATGCAGAAAATTAAACTATTAATGAAAGGTGTCAGAATCAGAAATAGCAAGCTTTTGATGACATAGGATAATGCTTCTCTCTATGAGCTACAAAGAATAAGGCTGGTCTAGGATTCTATGTTATGGTTCTACAATGATCTGAGTACAGGAAGGTTCTAGGTTAAGCTTCTACAATGATCTGAGTACAGGAAGGTTCTAGGTTAAGCTTCTACAATGATCTGAGTACAGGAAGGTTCTAGGTTAAGCTTCTACAATGATCTGACATGACACAGGCACTCAGTCACTCACGGTGGCATCCATGCTGCTATGCTCCACATTTGTTCCAACTTTGCCGTTACTGAACACACTGAACTGGATGGATTTGTCGAACCACCTAGTGGTGACCCAGAAcataaggtcaaaggtcaagatGTGATACaagcatataaaaatattactttactcctacaataattcttttaaatttcatcaaGATTTTTCAGTTACCAGAATCCTCTACTGCATATATACAGTATTTGTCATTGGTTTTATTATCTTTTACCTGTTATATCCATTGCCTGTCATTGTAAAGGAGCCATTCTCCTCAATGCTCTGaaatatcaatataataaatgtatgaaatCATTTTATGTACAGGGATCATTTACCGGTATATCAGAAAGCAATTGAAACACAAGGAGTTCCTGAACAAAACCAAGTACAATGTGACGTTATATCAGACCTTGGGAGCAACATCGTCAAGGGAGACAAAGAAGATGGCGGACTCCACGGCCTCCAGACTGGGTCGGTTACTGGTCGTCAGTAGCCTCTGTCTCACCTACAAACAAAGCAAACACTGCGCTCACAATGTGCTGCAATACATAACCCTAATGTGAGCATCATATAGGAGAAAGGGATAAACAAAAGTCAATATGCATTAGTTCATAATCAAACAGAAAACACTCTCATAGCTATCTACTTTTATGGTATGATTGAAAActatgaattaataaaaaatttgcaattaatGACCCTTTTAAAACTCTTGTAAATAAAGCAAATCAAGAGAAAGGTACCCATACATTATTTCACaatctaatttttttctattgatctTAAAGTTAAACCCTAACAGGACATATCTGAATCTGTTTACCTTTCTCTAAAGGTTGGTGTTCTGTTTCACCTGAGATCTGTTTCACCTGAGATctgtattgttttattatagaTCTTCTATACTTACTTTAGCCCAGGTGTCTCTTCTCTCAGACGTGAACACAGCAATACTGGAAACCTCACTAACGtctacaaaatatcaaaacatcatGAACATTTAATAGGAGACTGCAAATATCATCTATGTTCTGTCTTCACATTACAAACATAACAAGAGTATTGCAAGGCAGAAAATGTCGGCTGTGTTGGAGTACAAGTCTAATCAATTGTTAACTCTTATCTAATATTTGTTTTGCATAAACTCAATGAATTAATATAAATACTGGTATCTTAAGAAATAATTTACCAATACACATGGAAATGAATAGCAATAATTTGCTCACAAGTTACCTGTATAACCGCGCTCTGATGTAAATGTACAAAACAAGCAAAGTTGACaattaacaggaagttgatgtagaatttgtttaaaaatgaatctCACTGTATGACATGCCTACACAAagattgtgttaaaatttcaagcgtTTGCAATTAattagttgctgagaaatctatGACAAAAATTTgcttaaaaatttgttaaaaaaataaacaaagttatcattta containing:
- the LOC105319102 gene encoding carnitine O-palmitoyltransferase 1, liver isoform, which encodes MPSLPAIAPFLGDTSRLISYRNFSEASAVGFLSAILFVVFSEPLKTYVDFGEKWMSLSGLPYQMNTAMLGFIVGFGFVKIFLLMRIQLFKMLLNYQGWMTNPKSMATKMWALMLNALRGNGRYPTFFFQPMLPKLPVPNLNVTLDRYLSSMKPILSDEDYMSLLTAVLEFKEKDGPVLHKFLCNRAATENNWLIDYWLKYAYLTNREPCAVKVNCYATDRKDQPTNNQLARAANMIHYVLRFHEQLQDETLTPQYLQDMIPMCMEGYRRLFSTTRIPYETLDQLVTYEESKHIIVYRNGVYYKVDVFAPDSDGKKKLLTVAELHDVLRQIVKWTDNVSEVSSIAVFTSERRDTWAKVRQRLLTTSNRPSLEAVESAIFFVSLDDVAPKSIEENGSFTMTGNGYNRWFDKSIQFSVFSNGKVGTNVEHSSMDATLPGRLWEYFLQSEKYAENGGIIPEKSKRTLSKPERLEWDLKDFEEDLDKALDHFRGLAGSFELIVTSPDYGKGFIKKKRMSPDGYIQMALQLAYYKIHNKIAKTYESASTRMFCAGRTETIRPVSEFSAQWVKSMFHERVTREQRIMLLKRAVQYQTQVKVDASLGMGWDRHLFGMFVAAREMNRPTPALFQDKSFWMHDTLSTSQTPTRYNDGWTLENCCMGGGFQAAFPEGYGVSYMIYGEDHIKFHVTSFRTNDSTSSAKMADAIVESMTEMKELLS